In Hemiscyllium ocellatum isolate sHemOce1 chromosome 5, sHemOce1.pat.X.cur, whole genome shotgun sequence, the following are encoded in one genomic region:
- the LOC132816181 gene encoding transmembrane protein 276-like, whose protein sequence is MASGKLVPKEREWALVITSFLLCTTALMATCRAHKVNLGCATGFLMQASAGALSAIHSYTEEPSVLLTVSLRDISWLSMVIGLPLVSFGFHWLNGDRLAANSAAVVGILIAGCCGGLAEEGRETAVSLAIAAPVLSVLTVCLVTTNLYGILGSLAVGLAGMAKEFRLGEQLGLKEVVVRNVLLTCGVVALHRALDTQQQQQAETT, encoded by the exons ATGGCAAGTGGGAAGTTGGTGCCCAAGGAGAGGGAGTGGGCTTTGGTGATCACCAGCTTTTTGCTGTGTACTACGGCATTAATGGCAACTTGCCGTGCCCATAAG GTAAATCTGGGGTGTGCCACTGGCTTCCTGATGCAGGCCAGTGCGGGGGCACTGAGTGCCATCCACTCGTACACTGAGGAGCCCTCTGTCCTCCTGACAGTCAGCCTGCGGGACATCAGCTGGCTCTCCATGGTCATCGGGCTGCCCCTCGTCTCCTTTGGCTTCCACTGGCTCAATGGTGACCGCCTGGCGGCAAACTCAGCAGCGGTTGTCGGCATCCTGATCGCCGGCTGCTGTGGTGGTCTGGCTGAGGAGGGCCGGGAGACCGCGGTGAGCTTGGCCATTGCTGCTCCTGTCCTCTCTGTCCTGACCGTCTGCCTCGTCACCACCAACCTGTACGGCATCCTGGGCAGCCTGGCCGTCGGCTTAGCTGGCATGGCGAAGGAGTTTCGGCTGGGCGAACAGCTGGGCCTGAAGGAGGTGGTGGTTCGGAATGTCCTGCTGACCTGTGGAGTGGTGGCACTGCATCGAGCACTGGacacacagcagcagcagcaggcagAAACAACATGA